A section of the Pseudomonas sp. Q1-7 genome encodes:
- a CDS encoding SDR family NAD(P)-dependent oxidoreductase — protein MNRSPLLAFDLRGRRALVTGASSGLGRHFARVLAAAGARVAVAARRVERLDELVSDIRFNDHEARAYSLDVTVRESVVACLDAIQADFGGLDIVVNNAGVSDTKRVLDYGDEDWDAILDTNLKGAWTVAQEAARRMVEAGQGGSLINVTSILASRVGGGVGPYCAAKAGLSHLTRSMALELARFGIRVNALAPGYVVTEINDGFLASEAGERLRARVPSRRFCTYEDLEGALLLLASDAGRGMNGAEIIVDGGHACSGL, from the coding sequence ATGAACCGTTCGCCGCTGCTTGCGTTTGACCTGCGCGGGCGGCGTGCCCTGGTGACCGGCGCGTCCAGCGGATTGGGCCGGCACTTCGCGCGGGTGTTGGCCGCCGCCGGCGCTCGCGTTGCCGTCGCTGCGCGACGGGTGGAACGCCTGGATGAACTGGTCAGCGATATCCGCTTCAACGATCACGAGGCACGGGCCTATTCGCTGGACGTGACGGTCCGCGAATCGGTGGTGGCGTGCCTGGATGCGATCCAGGCGGATTTCGGCGGGCTGGACATCGTCGTCAACAATGCCGGAGTCAGCGACACCAAACGCGTGCTCGACTATGGCGATGAGGATTGGGACGCGATTCTCGATACCAACCTGAAAGGGGCCTGGACGGTCGCGCAGGAGGCTGCTCGGAGAATGGTAGAAGCGGGGCAGGGCGGCAGCCTGATCAACGTCACGTCGATCCTTGCATCGCGGGTGGGCGGGGGCGTTGGCCCGTACTGCGCCGCCAAGGCGGGCCTCAGTCACCTGACCCGCTCCATGGCCCTGGAATTGGCGCGCTTCGGCATTCGCGTCAACGCCCTCGCGCCGGGGTACGTGGTGACCGAGATCAACGACGGCTTCCTCGCCAGCGAGGCGGGCGAGCGTCTGCGCGCGCGCGTACCGTCGCGGCGTTTCTGCACCTATGAAGACCTGGAGGGGGCGCTATTGCTGCTGGCCTCGGACGCCGGACGGGGCATGAACGGGGCCGAGATAATCGTTGACGGAGGACATGCCTGTTCCGGCCTGTAG
- a CDS encoding acyl-CoA dehydrogenase family protein, whose protein sequence is MNFALSDDLLDLQARVRDFIATEIIPLENDPRQTPHGPSAELRQELVAKARAWGLLTPHASREMGGLELSHTAKAIVFEEAAYSPLGPTAMNIHAPDEGNIHLMEVVATEAQKDRWLRPLVQGHIRSCFAMTEPSPGAGSDPSMLATTAVRDGDDYLINGRKWLITGAEGASFAIIMARTEDGNATMFLTDTDRPGFILERMMDSLDSCFTGGHAVLRFENLRVPASNVLGEVGKGFRYAQVRLAPARLTHCMRWLGQARRAHDVACAYASRRESFGKVLGEHQGVGFMLADNEMDLLTTRLAIWHCAWVLDQGERGNFESSMAKVISSEGIWRVIDRSVQVLGGQGVTSGAIVDRIFRDARGFRIYDGPNEVHRMSLARKILARVQGGAQ, encoded by the coding sequence ATGAACTTTGCGCTTTCCGATGACCTTCTAGACCTGCAGGCCCGCGTTCGGGACTTCATCGCCACGGAGATCATCCCGCTGGAGAATGACCCCCGACAAACACCCCACGGCCCTTCCGCCGAGCTGCGTCAGGAACTGGTTGCGAAGGCCCGCGCCTGGGGCCTGCTGACGCCCCATGCCTCCCGGGAGATGGGCGGGCTGGAGCTGTCCCATACCGCCAAGGCCATCGTGTTCGAGGAAGCCGCCTATTCGCCGCTCGGCCCGACCGCGATGAACATCCATGCCCCCGACGAGGGCAACATCCACCTGATGGAGGTCGTGGCGACCGAGGCGCAGAAAGACCGCTGGTTGCGCCCGCTGGTGCAGGGCCATATCCGCTCCTGCTTCGCCATGACCGAGCCGTCGCCGGGCGCTGGCTCCGATCCGTCTATGCTGGCCACCACGGCCGTGCGTGACGGCGACGACTACCTCATCAATGGCCGCAAGTGGCTGATCACCGGCGCGGAGGGCGCCAGCTTCGCGATCATCATGGCGCGAACCGAGGACGGCAACGCGACCATGTTCCTGACCGACACCGACCGCCCCGGCTTTATCCTCGAACGCATGATGGACTCCTTGGATAGCTGCTTCACCGGTGGCCATGCGGTACTGCGTTTCGAGAACCTGCGGGTTCCGGCCAGCAATGTGCTAGGCGAAGTGGGGAAGGGCTTCCGTTATGCGCAGGTGCGGCTCGCGCCGGCGCGTCTGACCCACTGCATGCGCTGGCTGGGGCAGGCGCGCCGCGCCCATGACGTGGCCTGTGCTTATGCCAGCCGTCGCGAATCCTTCGGCAAGGTATTGGGCGAGCACCAGGGCGTCGGCTTCATGCTCGCCGATAACGAGATGGACCTGCTCACCACGCGCCTCGCCATCTGGCATTGCGCCTGGGTGCTGGACCAGGGGGAACGAGGGAATTTCGAGTCGAGCATGGCCAAGGTGATCAGCTCCGAAGGCATCTGGCGGGTGATCGATCGCAGCGTGCAGGTGCTGGGCGGCCAGGGCGTCACCAGCGGAGCGATCGTCGACCGAATCTTCCGCGACGCCCGTGGATTCAGGATCTACGACGGTCCCAACGAAGTGCATCGCATGAGTCTCGCGCGCAAGATCCTCGCTCGTGTGCAGGGAGGTGCCCAATGA
- a CDS encoding histidine phosphatase family protein — protein MHAESAVRRRRCYLVRHGHVDYFDGQGRPLDPREVALSRAGTQQAWALGQVLQDVRFDRVLCSDYPRARQTLDLLLQGNQLPVESMPELREIRAGRLREIPAEALREQVVGAYRSAGDAGARFLGGERWDDFQRRVLSLFFELLQDPDWDSALIVSHDAVNRVLLGWAAGLGLAGIAAFEQDTACLNVLDIDMRGDQVLGALIRTLNFTPYDPHKAGIHRTVLENLFQAIEPTRLMA, from the coding sequence ATGCACGCTGAATCCGCCGTCCGGCGGCGCCGTTGCTACCTGGTCAGGCATGGGCACGTCGACTACTTCGACGGACAGGGGCGGCCGCTGGACCCGCGTGAGGTGGCGCTTTCGCGCGCCGGAACGCAACAAGCGTGGGCGCTCGGGCAGGTCCTGCAGGATGTTCGATTCGACCGTGTGCTGTGCTCCGACTATCCCCGCGCCAGGCAGACGCTCGACCTGCTGTTGCAGGGGAATCAGCTTCCGGTGGAATCCATGCCCGAGCTGCGCGAGATCCGCGCGGGGCGATTGCGCGAGATACCGGCCGAAGCGCTGCGGGAACAGGTGGTTGGCGCCTACCGTTCGGCGGGCGACGCCGGCGCACGCTTTCTCGGTGGGGAGCGATGGGACGACTTCCAGCGCCGCGTGCTCAGCTTGTTCTTCGAACTGCTGCAGGACCCGGACTGGGACAGCGCCCTGATCGTCAGCCATGACGCGGTCAACCGCGTCCTGCTGGGCTGGGCGGCGGGCCTGGGGCTCGCCGGAATCGCCGCCTTCGAGCAGGACACCGCCTGCCTCAATGTGCTCGACATCGATATGCGCGGCGACCAGGTACTAGGCGCCCTCATCCGCACCCTCAACTTTACCCCCTACGACCCACACAAGGCCGGCATCCACCGCACCGTGCTGGAAAACCTCTTCCAGGCCATCGAACCGACCAGGCTGATGGCTTGA
- a CDS encoding DUF6285 domain-containing protein, whose product MTAPNATELLATARGLLLEKLLPALPASLAYDCRMVASAMAIAAREIERGDRAADLECEALAQVLEPRGLAGITRDDGLALLAQFIREGVFDQPGGEQTRLLDALAVITRAQLGISNPKVLNDAR is encoded by the coding sequence ATGACCGCACCGAACGCAACTGAACTCCTGGCCACTGCCCGAGGCCTGCTTCTGGAGAAGCTGCTGCCGGCGCTGCCCGCCAGCCTTGCGTATGACTGCCGGATGGTCGCCAGCGCCATGGCCATCGCCGCACGCGAGATAGAACGGGGCGATCGCGCCGCTGACTTGGAATGCGAAGCCCTGGCGCAGGTACTGGAACCGCGCGGGCTGGCCGGGATTACTCGGGACGACGGGCTGGCGCTGCTTGCTCAGTTTATTCGCGAAGGAGTCTTCGACCAGCCCGGAGGCGAACAGACGCGCTTGCTGGATGCGCTGGCGGTCATCACGCGGGCGCAGCTCGGCATCAGCAATCCGAAGGTACTGAACGATGCACGCTGA
- a CDS encoding phosphotransferase family protein, which yields MYSNPSPESGPYRIDIPDALAALAEFIAQRVDCERVQIESCERLSGGAIQENWLLKAKLFSGSWQAERRWVLRTDAPSSVAVSMDRAQEFAVLQAVHQAGVKAPEPLWLCRDPQVIGRDFFVMQALGGTASGHRLSTDPTLEPTRAELCRELGDSLALLHRITPEHPALGFLPAAEADPIQASIEQYRRYLDALPTSHPVIEWGLRWCELNRPAPVPSRLIHRDYRTGNYMVDQGRLAGVLDWEFTGWGDPREDLGWFTARCWRFARPDRLAGGVGELDDFLDGYAAVSGYRPGAGELRFWQLMAHLRWAVVALQQAQRHLTGQQTSLELALTGRMVPELEHEILILSGATP from the coding sequence ATGTATAGCAATCCGTCCCCAGAATCCGGCCCATACCGGATCGACATTCCAGACGCCCTGGCGGCGCTGGCCGAATTTATCGCCCAGCGGGTCGACTGTGAGCGTGTCCAGATTGAAAGCTGCGAACGCCTGTCGGGCGGTGCCATCCAGGAGAACTGGCTGCTGAAGGCCAAGTTGTTCTCGGGCTCCTGGCAGGCCGAACGGCGTTGGGTCCTGCGCACCGATGCGCCGTCCTCGGTGGCGGTCAGCATGGACCGGGCCCAGGAATTCGCCGTGCTGCAGGCTGTGCACCAGGCGGGCGTGAAGGCGCCGGAACCACTCTGGCTGTGCCGCGATCCGCAGGTGATCGGGCGCGATTTCTTCGTCATGCAGGCGCTGGGCGGTACGGCCAGCGGCCATCGCCTCAGCACCGATCCGACCCTTGAACCCACTCGCGCTGAGCTGTGCCGCGAACTGGGCGACAGCCTGGCGCTGCTGCACCGGATCACCCCCGAGCATCCAGCCCTCGGCTTCCTTCCGGCCGCGGAGGCCGACCCGATACAAGCCAGCATCGAACAGTACCGACGCTACCTCGATGCACTCCCGACCAGCCACCCGGTCATCGAGTGGGGCTTGCGCTGGTGCGAGCTGAACCGTCCTGCACCGGTGCCTTCGCGGCTGATCCACCGGGATTACCGAACCGGCAATTACATGGTGGACCAGGGGCGACTGGCGGGCGTGTTGGACTGGGAGTTCACCGGCTGGGGCGACCCCCGCGAGGATCTTGGTTGGTTCACCGCACGCTGCTGGCGGTTCGCCCGGCCGGACCGGCTGGCGGGTGGAGTGGGGGAGCTGGATGACTTCCTCGACGGCTATGCAGCGGTGTCCGGCTACCGTCCCGGCGCCGGGGAACTGCGCTTTTGGCAACTCATGGCCCACCTGCGCTGGGCGGTGGTCGCGTTGCAGCAGGCGCAGCGCCACCTGACCGGGCAGCAGACGTCCCTGGAGCTGGCGCTGACCGGCCGCATGGTGCCGGAGCTGGAGCACGAAATCCTCATCCTCAGTGGAGCCACGCCATGA
- the prpR gene encoding propionate catabolism operon regulatory protein PrpR: MPDAQYLPRVVALITHLRAPEGASRMARIVQQVVPDYHQRAQVEIVETTVTELRRTGKELESREDVDLIICSGATAEYLRRHIGTTILSIRMGEYDLIRALDMARARATKVGIVSFQQAHPELDAMASLFTVDLRQATYASFDEAVRRIRELVDAGYRVIVGSSTAVEVAEAAGAQGVLALNADAVRRALDEALAICRSRTQALIQQQRLSAVLRNLSDGVIAVDADGIVQSINPRMAQLLGISVDWARQRPIAELMPELDISSTLDLGEREESRLVRVGTRTLVANVTPIIEHGKSDGVVISCQETNAIQRADRRIRSQARPRQFTARYHFDQILGQAPAFRALLDLARRYADTDSTVLITGESGTGKELLAQSLHNASQRQAGPFVPINCAAFPEALLESELFGYEEGAFTGSRKGGKSGLIEAAHTGTLFLDEIGDMPVTLQTRLLRVLQEREVLRLGASEPTPVDIRVVAATHCDLRGRIADGRFREDLYYRLNILRLAVPPLRERTGDIRLLAGAILGGLALPAAATHAGRALLDQLMPRLQAHRWPGNIRELENLVERAALSAQTLGDNNQDNPASLRALFPELFEPGAQLAAADQPDTSDQALRSVAKASEVAHVRRVVDACDGDLDEAARQLGISRTTLWRRLRAGRSA; this comes from the coding sequence ATGCCAGATGCGCAGTACCTGCCCCGAGTCGTCGCCCTCATCACCCATCTCCGTGCCCCCGAAGGCGCCAGTCGAATGGCTCGGATCGTCCAGCAGGTGGTGCCCGATTATCACCAGCGCGCCCAGGTCGAAATCGTCGAGACAACGGTCACCGAACTGCGGCGTACCGGCAAGGAGCTGGAAAGCCGCGAAGATGTCGACCTGATCATCTGCTCAGGCGCCACCGCCGAGTACCTGCGGCGCCATATCGGCACCACCATTCTCTCCATCCGTATGGGCGAGTACGACCTCATCCGCGCCCTGGACATGGCCAGGGCGCGCGCCACCAAGGTGGGCATCGTCAGCTTCCAGCAGGCCCACCCGGAGCTGGATGCCATGGCCTCGCTCTTCACCGTCGACCTCCGCCAGGCGACTTACGCCAGCTTCGACGAGGCGGTCCGGCGCATCCGCGAACTGGTGGACGCGGGCTACAGGGTGATAGTCGGCTCCTCCACCGCCGTGGAAGTGGCCGAAGCGGCCGGCGCCCAGGGGGTACTGGCGCTGAACGCTGATGCGGTGCGCAGGGCGTTGGACGAAGCGCTGGCGATCTGTCGCAGCCGAACCCAGGCGCTGATTCAGCAGCAGCGCCTGAGCGCGGTGCTTCGCAACCTCAGCGATGGGGTGATCGCCGTCGACGCCGATGGCATCGTGCAGTCGATCAATCCGCGCATGGCGCAACTGCTCGGCATCTCCGTCGACTGGGCACGGCAGCGACCTATCGCCGAACTGATGCCGGAGCTCGACATCAGCAGCACCCTGGACCTGGGCGAAAGAGAAGAAAGCCGGCTGGTCCGAGTCGGCACGCGAACCCTTGTCGCCAATGTCACGCCGATTATCGAGCATGGCAAATCCGACGGTGTGGTGATCTCCTGCCAGGAAACCAACGCCATCCAGCGCGCCGACCGCCGTATCCGCAGCCAGGCGCGCCCCCGCCAGTTCACGGCGCGCTACCACTTCGATCAGATACTCGGGCAAGCCCCTGCTTTTCGTGCCTTACTGGACCTGGCCCGGCGCTATGCCGACACGGATTCCACCGTACTGATCACTGGCGAAAGCGGCACCGGCAAGGAGCTGCTCGCGCAGAGTTTGCACAACGCCAGCCAGCGCCAGGCGGGGCCGTTCGTACCAATTAACTGTGCTGCGTTCCCAGAGGCGCTGCTGGAGAGCGAGCTCTTCGGCTACGAGGAAGGCGCCTTTACCGGCTCACGCAAGGGCGGCAAGTCGGGCCTGATCGAAGCGGCGCATACCGGCACTCTGTTTCTCGACGAGATCGGTGATATGCCAGTGACCTTGCAGACCCGGCTTCTGCGTGTGCTACAGGAGCGCGAAGTGCTGCGCCTCGGCGCCTCGGAGCCGACCCCGGTAGACATCCGCGTCGTCGCCGCGACCCATTGCGACCTACGCGGCCGGATTGCCGACGGCCGTTTCCGCGAAGACCTCTACTACCGCCTGAACATCCTCCGCTTGGCGGTACCGCCGCTGCGCGAACGAACCGGAGATATTCGCCTGTTGGCCGGCGCCATCCTCGGCGGGCTAGCCCTTCCGGCAGCGGCGACCCACGCTGGCCGGGCGCTGCTGGATCAACTGATGCCACGCCTCCAGGCACACCGTTGGCCCGGCAACATTCGCGAACTGGAGAATCTGGTGGAGCGCGCGGCCCTGTCCGCGCAAACCCTCGGTGATAACAATCAGGACAACCCGGCCAGCCTACGCGCCCTGTTTCCCGAGCTGTTCGAACCGGGCGCCCAGTTGGCGGCGGCAGACCAGCCTGATACGTCGGACCAGGCACTGCGCAGCGTCGCCAAGGCTAGCGAAGTCGCCCACGTCCGCCGGGTAGTGGATGCCTGCGACGGCGACCTCGATGAAGCGGCGCGACAACTGGGCATTAGTCGTACCACCCTTTGGCGACGCCTACGCGCGGGCCGTTCAGCCTAG
- a CDS encoding long-chain fatty acid--CoA ligase, with product MQGLMMNFNLGITAIMRHALQVAADTEIVSLFADGSVHRYRYAEAFARAARLANVLDALDCPPGARVGTLAWNDHRHFELHYALPCSGRVCHTINPKLFPEQIRYIIQHAADDLLFIDPQFIPLVETLQHELPSVRRFIALCSEDELPASSLPDLLSYEALLAQAADSYAWPELDERQASGLCYTSGTTGNPKGVLTSHRSTVLHGMAQNMADNVGLRALDVVMPLVPMFHVNAWGMPYNAAMVGAKLVLPGPGVSDAAAMVKLINDEGVTFSLAVPTLWANISQYLTAHDIAVPTLKRAVSGGAACPLALIEAMAQHDIALENGWGMTEMSPMGSYNRCQPWYGELDASARGPQLLKSGRALFGVEMRVVDEAGNLQPHDGVASGALQVRGPWVRSGYFGQDTSEDWFDTGDVATIDPRGYMQITDRIKDVIKSGGEWICSVEIENAVMAHPQVAEAAVIGVAHPRWSERPLLVVVPRQADAAPSHEELIRFLEGKVPKWWLPDASERLDELPHTATGKVSKKTLRELFSDYAWR from the coding sequence GTGCAAGGCCTGATGATGAATTTCAACCTGGGAATCACCGCGATCATGCGGCATGCCCTTCAGGTTGCGGCCGATACCGAAATCGTATCCCTGTTCGCCGACGGCAGCGTGCATCGCTATCGCTATGCCGAGGCATTCGCACGAGCGGCTCGCCTGGCCAACGTCCTCGATGCCCTGGATTGCCCGCCAGGTGCGCGGGTCGGCACCCTGGCATGGAACGACCATCGCCACTTCGAACTGCATTACGCCCTGCCCTGCTCCGGGCGTGTGTGCCACACCATCAACCCCAAGCTGTTCCCGGAGCAGATCCGCTACATCATCCAGCATGCCGCGGACGATCTGCTGTTCATCGACCCCCAGTTCATTCCCCTGGTGGAAACTTTGCAGCACGAACTTCCCTCGGTACGGCGCTTCATCGCTTTGTGCTCAGAGGATGAGCTGCCCGCGAGCAGCCTGCCCGACCTGCTGAGTTACGAAGCGCTGCTGGCGCAGGCGGCGGACAGCTATGCCTGGCCGGAGCTCGATGAGCGCCAGGCCAGCGGCCTCTGCTACACCTCGGGCACCACCGGTAACCCGAAAGGCGTACTCACCAGCCACCGCAGCACCGTGCTCCACGGCATGGCGCAGAACATGGCCGATAACGTCGGCCTGCGCGCCCTGGACGTGGTGATGCCGCTGGTGCCGATGTTCCACGTCAACGCCTGGGGCATGCCCTACAACGCGGCCATGGTGGGTGCCAAGCTGGTCCTACCCGGCCCCGGGGTGAGCGACGCGGCGGCCATGGTAAAGCTGATCAACGATGAAGGCGTCACCTTCTCCCTGGCCGTGCCCACCCTCTGGGCGAATATCAGCCAGTACCTGACCGCCCACGACATCGCCGTTCCCACACTGAAGCGCGCCGTCAGCGGCGGCGCCGCCTGTCCGCTGGCACTGATCGAAGCCATGGCCCAACACGACATCGCCCTGGAGAACGGCTGGGGCATGACGGAAATGAGCCCCATGGGCAGCTACAACCGCTGCCAACCCTGGTATGGCGAACTGGATGCCAGCGCACGCGGCCCGCAATTGCTCAAGTCTGGCCGGGCACTGTTCGGCGTGGAAATGCGTGTGGTCGACGAGGCCGGGAACCTACAACCCCACGATGGTGTGGCGTCCGGCGCGCTGCAGGTACGCGGCCCCTGGGTGCGCAGCGGTTACTTCGGCCAGGACACATCCGAAGACTGGTTCGACACCGGCGACGTGGCCACCATCGACCCTCGCGGCTACATGCAGATCACCGACCGCATCAAGGACGTCATCAAGTCCGGCGGCGAATGGATCTGCTCCGTGGAAATCGAAAACGCCGTGATGGCCCATCCGCAAGTGGCCGAAGCGGCGGTGATCGGCGTCGCCCATCCACGCTGGAGCGAACGCCCGTTGCTGGTGGTGGTGCCGCGCCAAGCGGATGCCGCGCCGAGCCACGAGGAGCTGATCCGTTTCCTGGAGGGCAAGGTGCCGAAGTGGTGGCTGCCCGACGCCAGCGAACGCCTGGATGAGCTGCCTCACACGGCCACTGGCAAAGTGAGCAAGAAAACCCTGCGCGAGCTGTTCAGCGACTACGCCTGGCGCTGA
- a CDS encoding DUF485 domain-containing protein: MSSTPEDHAEHYRRIRQDPRYIALTRTRSRTSWWLTLLVLASYFLFMGVAAIRPDVLHLPLYAGSHLSLGIPLGALLIVATWLLTGWYVHRANTHFDRLGNSIIEESQV, translated from the coding sequence ATGTCCAGCACACCCGAAGACCACGCCGAACACTATCGCCGCATCCGGCAGGACCCGAGGTACATCGCCCTCACCCGAACCCGCTCGCGTACCAGTTGGTGGCTCACGCTGCTGGTACTGGCGAGTTACTTCCTGTTCATGGGGGTGGCCGCCATACGGCCGGACGTCCTGCACCTGCCGCTCTACGCCGGCAGCCACCTCAGCCTCGGCATCCCTCTGGGCGCCCTGCTGATCGTGGCGACCTGGCTGCTGACCGGGTGGTACGTGCACCGCGCCAACACCCATTTCGACCGTCTCGGCAACAGCATCATCGAGGAGAGCCAGGTATGA
- a CDS encoding cation acetate symporter produces MKRTTIGGLAALPLLAQAGEIGQAGPNLHAIGIFLLFVGITLLITWWAARRTQSTHDFYTAGGGITGLQNGLAIAGDYMSASTLLGLSSLIFAKGYDGVIYVTGFFIGWPVLTFLMAERLRNLGKYTFADIVSFRLDQRRIRILAACGSLTVVSCYLLLQMVGAGQLIKLLFGLDYGVAVVLVGLLMLIYVVFGGMLATTWVQITKAILLLAGGTTLMLMALAQFDFSLETLARRAVESHSSGWSLMGPGSMLSNPVNVASMALGLVFGLAGLPHILMRFFTVPNAREARKSVFYASGFIGFFFLVVCVLGFAAIVIVGTDPQYFVDGKLGGALVGGSNMVAMHLAKAVGGNLFLGFLSAVAFATILAVVAGLTLAGASAISHDLYVTVIKRGQASEAQEMRVSRLAVLGLGLLAITLGILFEQVNIAFLVGLTFGIAASANFPVLIMAMYWQGLTTRGAIWGGLSGLISALTLVILSPTVWVTVLGHDKAIFPYDHPALFSMPLAFLVIMLVSRYDRSAQAVRDRQGFADQAVRAETGLGLAKAAAH; encoded by the coding sequence ATGAAGCGCACGACGATCGGCGGCCTGGCTGCGCTGCCCCTGCTCGCGCAGGCCGGAGAAATCGGCCAGGCAGGTCCGAACCTGCACGCAATCGGCATCTTCCTCCTGTTCGTCGGCATCACCCTGCTGATCACCTGGTGGGCGGCACGGCGGACGCAATCCACCCACGACTTCTACACCGCTGGAGGCGGCATCACAGGCTTGCAGAATGGCCTGGCCATCGCCGGTGATTACATGTCCGCATCCACCCTGCTGGGACTGTCGAGCCTGATCTTCGCCAAGGGCTATGACGGAGTCATCTACGTCACCGGTTTCTTCATCGGCTGGCCGGTGCTGACCTTCCTGATGGCCGAGCGCCTGCGCAACCTCGGCAAGTACACCTTCGCCGACATCGTCTCTTTCCGCCTCGACCAGCGCCGCATCCGCATCCTCGCGGCCTGCGGCTCGCTGACGGTGGTGAGCTGCTACTTGCTACTGCAAATGGTCGGCGCCGGCCAGTTGATCAAGTTGCTGTTCGGCCTGGACTACGGTGTTGCCGTCGTGCTGGTGGGCCTGCTCATGCTGATCTACGTGGTCTTCGGCGGCATGCTCGCCACCACCTGGGTGCAGATCACCAAGGCCATCCTGCTGCTGGCCGGCGGCACCACCTTGATGCTGATGGCCCTGGCGCAGTTCGACTTCAGCCTGGAAACCCTGGCCCGCCGCGCCGTGGAAAGCCACTCCAGCGGCTGGAGCTTGATGGGCCCCGGCAGCATGTTGTCCAACCCTGTGAACGTGGCGTCCATGGCACTGGGCCTGGTGTTCGGCCTGGCCGGCCTGCCGCATATCCTGATGCGTTTCTTCACCGTGCCCAACGCGCGCGAGGCACGCAAATCGGTGTTCTACGCCTCGGGCTTCATCGGTTTCTTCTTCCTGGTGGTCTGCGTGCTTGGCTTCGCCGCCATCGTCATCGTCGGCACCGACCCGCAGTACTTCGTCGACGGCAAGCTGGGCGGCGCCCTGGTTGGCGGCAGCAACATGGTGGCGATGCACCTAGCCAAGGCGGTGGGCGGCAACCTGTTTCTCGGCTTTCTCTCCGCCGTAGCCTTCGCCACCATTCTCGCGGTGGTCGCCGGGCTCACCCTGGCCGGCGCCTCGGCCATCTCCCACGACCTCTACGTCACCGTGATCAAGCGTGGCCAGGCCAGCGAAGCGCAGGAAATGCGGGTCTCGCGCCTGGCCGTGCTCGGCCTCGGCCTGCTGGCGATCACCCTCGGCATCCTCTTCGAGCAGGTGAACATCGCCTTCCTGGTCGGCCTGACCTTCGGCATCGCCGCGTCGGCCAACTTCCCGGTACTGATCATGGCCATGTACTGGCAGGGCCTAACCACCCGCGGCGCCATCTGGGGAGGACTCTCGGGGCTGATCAGCGCACTGACACTGGTGATCCTCTCGCCCACTGTCTGGGTCACGGTACTTGGCCACGACAAGGCGATCTTCCCCTACGACCACCCTGCGCTGTTTTCCATGCCGTTGGCCTTCCTGGTCATCATGCTGGTGTCCAGATACGACCGCAGCGCACAAGCCGTGAGGGACCGCCAGGGCTTCGCCGACCAGGCCGTGCGCGCCGAGACCGGCCTCGGCCTGGCGAAGGCCGCCGCACACTGA